The Coffea arabica cultivar ET-39 chromosome 10e, Coffea Arabica ET-39 HiFi, whole genome shotgun sequence region GAATTCCTTTGCCACTCTTGACATCTCGTGCGAATCAAAATTGCAATTGATTACAACCTTCAACGCATCTCTACCATTTAATTCAAACTTTTGTTGCATGAAAGAGTCATCGATAACAAAAACAGAATGTGCCACAATGGAACATTTAATGGCATCACAAGTattgaattttattatttcgctatcaaatttcattgtcAAGGTTCCTGAATaaacatcaatttttgttttagatGTCATTAAAAATGGCCTACCTAACAAAATTGGAGGTgacacagaaaaatcatcatccaTATCTAACACATAGAAATTTGCAGGAAAAACCAATTTATCAACTTGAACTGGAATATCCTCCAATACCCCATCAGAACATACATTAGACATATCAGCAAGTTGCATTATGACACTCGTTTCTTTTAATGGTCCCAAATTCAAAGAATTATAAATTGAGCGAGGCATAATATTTATTGCAGCTCCTAAATTTATCAATGCTTTTTCGACCTTAATATTCCCTATTTTGCAAGGAAcagtaaacatacctggatccTTATGTTTAGAAAGCAATTTCTGTTGTAGGACCGCTGAAACATTTTCTCCCATATAAATCTTTTCAAAGCTCTTCAACTCAACTTTGCCAAAAATGTCAAAAACTTCTTATTCTTGCTCCTCTTTCCTAGATTTTGCATATCGACTGGAAAATGGAGAAGGAGGTGTCACCACTACTGGGGGTTCATTTCTGGGCTCTTTCCTTGGAAGGGATTGGATTGGATATTGCATTGTTTCTTCCTTAACTTGCTCTTCAAGATCATGCTTAGATACTGCCTTTTGATACTTTTGCAATTCTTTGCCACTTCTCAAAGTAATTGCACTCATATTCTCCTTTGGATTGGGGATTACCTGAGATGGTAGTTTCCTCTTACCATTCTCAAATTTGCTCATTGAAGACGCCGGTTGTGACATTTGTGCCTCCAAATTCCTAATGCTGGCACgagtttcttgttgaaatctttgTTTGTCCTGCCGCATTTGACAAGTGCTGTCAGCTAGTGATTTAACCATGTCTTCCAGGGACATACCTGAATCAGATGTGGACGACTGCTGTACTGGTGGTCTCTGCTGGAATGGTTGTTGGAAACTCGAGGGTTTTGGAGCATAGCTGAAGTTGGGGTGGTTCCGCCACCCTGGATAGTATGTGGGTGCATATGGGTCATTTCTTCTTTGGGGTGGTCCAGGCAAGCTTTCCATGGACCTTGCCTGCTTGTAGGGATCTTCTTGAAGGGTCTGACACATATCGGTCATGTGTTCAGAAGCAACACATATTCCACATGCTTTAGCTGCCTGTACTTGTCCTATAGCCATTTGACGAACCAAGGCAGTTAGTTCAATTAATCTATTCGCAAGGTCAGAATGATTTACCTCATTGATTCTCCTAGTCACACCCTCAGATCGGACTATAAACTGTTGAGAATTCTCAGCCATGTTCGAGATAAGCCGTTTGGCTTCATCTGTTGTCTTATTTACTAAAGCACCGCCACTAGCTGCATCGACCATGCTCCTATCCATGGGTAGGAGTTCCTCATAAAAATATTGGATCAACAGTTGGTCAGGAATTTGACGGTGCGGGCAACTGGCACACAGTTGTTTGAACCACTCCCAGTATTCGTAAAGAGTCTATCCATTTGCCTGCCTAACTCCACATATCTCCTTCCTGATGTTGGCGGCCCTGGAGGCTGGGAAGAACTTCTCAAAGAATTGTCGTTTTAATGCTTCCCACGTAGTGATGGACCCCAATAGCAAGTAGAACAACCAGTCCTTAGCCTTATATGCTAAGGAAAACGGAAAGGCACGCAACTTGATTTGTTCCTCAGTGACTCCCTGAGGTCTCATGGTTGAACACACTACATGGAATTCCTTCAAGTGCTTGTGTGGGTTCTCACCTGCAACACCACGAAAAGTAGGTAATAAGTGAATCAAATCAGATTTTAGTTCAAAAGCCTCCTCAGTGTCATGGTACGTGATGCACAGAGGCTGTTGGTTAACATTCGGGGTTGCAAGCTCCCTCAAGATCTTTTGGGCTGCCATTGTTTCGTTGGGTCCAGGCAAATTTGTGTCCAGTCCAACTGATGAATCACCAAAGTGAAAATTTTGCTCAACTCTTGAGG contains the following coding sequences:
- the LOC140015268 gene encoding uncharacterized protein yields the protein MAAQKILRELATPNVNQQPLCITYHDTEEAFELKSDLIHLLPTFRGVAGENPHKHLKEFHVVCSTMRPQGVTEEQIKLRAFPFSLAYKAKDWLFYLLLGSITTWEALKRQFFEKFFPASRAANIRKEICGVRQANG